TGCCTTAGAGAGACGCATCTCCTAAACGTGAACGTACTTATCgtctgcagacacacagcacaTAACATCTTATAATTCTGTTTCCCAAAACACATGCAAGGTGCTTTCACTCAAGACCGTTTCAAACGGGAGTGAGTCATCGCCGCACTCAACCCTCCGCGTTTTCAGACTGACACCGCAgtacaaatactgcacaaataCTGCAGAACTGCATTCAGCGCAGGATTAGACACCTTCTCACACAATGCAATATTTACACCGGTCAAAATATTGCAATAGGATCTAGGCCATATATAAAATGATACCTATAAggtttcacacatacacacgctgactgaaaccgcttgtcctgagcaggagcctaacgcagcaacacagggcacaaggctggaggggtagggaacacacccagggtgggatgccagtccactgcaaagcaccccacgcaagtctcgaaccccagacccaccatagaggagacacaggccaaacctgctgtgccaccacaccacctgatAAGGTTTCACGACTGAGTAATTACAACTGGACAACAATGATTAACTACTTGTTCGATGCTTGTTATTTATGCTTTATTTCAACTAATGCCTTCgtccaaaatgatttaaaactgttcacctgtttatacagtagaGTATATAAGCAGCTCAGGGTAAACACATTGCCCGAAGAGAATTATGTGCATGAATGTGAGAAAGGGGGTCCATTTGTGGGATAACAATATGTGCTCAgttttgaaattattataataaataaccTTCAGTTAGATGAGGCTGTTATATAAGGTGACTTAGTTTTCAACATTTGTTCACCCAGTTATGCAGCTGGGTGTTAATGGAGCGTTGCGCAAAAACGTTTTGCTCAActgtactgcagtaggaggggGATTCGAGCCAGGAACACTCAGGATTACAAGGATGCAGCTGATGAGGACAATGCCTCCTGGTAGATTAATTgtgaggaaaaaattaatttcagattatGGTGTTAATCCTCTGGAAAAGCAATGGcgaatatatattatattgttcTGATACGAAGTGAAGAAAACCTCATTTTAAGTTTGTCTATGTTCTTCCGACTGAACTGGATGTTGAACATtttaaagagggaaaaaagtaaaCTATATGAAGCAGGTGTATCCTGCCTGAAACAAACGGTTATGAGCGATGAGTGAGTGATATCGATTCGCTGAAGGAATAACATGATCCCAGATTCCTAGTTGTCGCCCATCCCGATCTCCTGCGCATGCGTGCGGATGCTCAACTCAACTGAATCAGATTCAGATGTTCATAAAGCGGTGACTTCCGAGAAACATTTAAAACGTAATTAAAATATACTgcacatcaaaattatgttttccACTTAACTAACTTCAGCCATAATCGTATCACTTAAAACATGCCCGCAATAGCAATGTGCGTGACACGAGGCCCAATCCTTCCATCCCTACAGTAATGTTTAAAAGTGGCCCGCCCTCGATTGTTCCATGATGTCAAAGATAGCGGAGGTCGCATTCGAAATGAAACGTAGCTAAACACGCTCTCTGAATGAATACAGGTCTTGTGATGTAACGAAGGTAATCAGAATTAACCTAAAAGGTCTCTTAAAATTTATGAAAGGCGAGTTTTTCTGACAGAGAAAAAAGGAGATGACTGCGACGACACGAGGTACCCCTAATGGCGACGAGATGGTACCGTCCCGTGCGCGAGTCCCTCCCGTCGGTCCCTCTTTGTCCGGTGGGCAACGTAGGCCGAATTAATCTGTTCTCGGTTGGCATCTGGATTAATTACTAATGTGATTTAATCGCGACAGGAGTGTGCTGTCGCGCGCGGAGAGGGGTGAGGAGTAAAACGGAGTAAGAAAAGGCGTTTTTACAGATCTTAAAGGCGGAGGGAGGGACTCAGGAGCGGTTAGCCAGTTAGCTGCTGGAGGTGGCAGCTCCGAGGCGGACCGCAGAACGAAGAGCTCGCTCTGCGGAGCGGCGGACGACGAGTTGAAGACACTCGTCGTTGTCGCAGCAGCTGCGCCGGCGTTACATAAAAAGCGGTGAGCGACTCCTGATCGCGAGCGAGACACGTGTGTTCACGTCCGTGTACAGAACAGAAAAGAACAGAACGCCTTCATTCCGGtcacatcatgatgatgatcatcccCGGCCCCGCTGCCTGGCGTATCCACCGCAGAACATTCATTATTCTCACCGCACACACCAGCTTTGGGTTTCACGTTGTGTTCGCTGACTCGTTCTTTCTGTGAATGTTATTCCTAGTGAATTGTCTCGGGCATCTGAAAGCGTGGCGAAGAGGAGATCAGCAGCGGTCCGGCGACCCCTTCGGCGGACCCCCCGTGTGCGTGCCGTGCGCGGAGTGTCCCGGTGCGCCCGGCCGAGCCGCCCCATTCCGGGGGAGGTTCCCGCTCCTcgaccccccctcctcccccttttTCTCCACACACCGAGGGTGACATGGCACCGCTCCGACAATCTAATTAATGGCTGCCGAATCCGGGAGGCTAGCGGCGGGACAAGGTCAAGGAAAACGAGGCAAAGGTAGGCGCGCGCCGGGCCCGCGCGGCGCTCACATCATGGCATTTGGAACTGTGCTGGAGAAGCTCTGCCTGTCCGTGCGCTCCTCAATGTTTGCTTGTCTGTTTTCCAACGCCTCTCTCTGTCTGCGGCTTTCTGCCGGCGTCTCCGCTAGTCTGTCCATTCTCGGTCTCTTACCTCCTCGGTCGCTCCGCTCCGTAAGGTACTGTCTTTCCGTGGGTACcgatctcctcctcctcttctcttcttgtcTTCTCACTTGTGTGCCGCCGTCAGTGGCCAGCAGTCCCAGTAGCTGTCAGTGCGTCTCTGTGTGTCCGTCCAGGTCCCCGACTACCTGTGCCAGGCTGTGGGCTGCCTACTGTGCGTGcatccgtgtgtgtgttgtttcgTGGACGTGAGGTGCGGTCAGTTCTGCTATAACGCCACAATCCATCATCACGTCATGTGTGCCATGAGTTGGACGCCGCAACCAGTCGTGTTATAGCGATTCGTGTTATAACTTGAGTTTCATTgaggggtggggttgggggggcaggaTACAAAATAGTCatggtttttatttcatttagcccGGGCCTTTACCCTGTTctgctacctacagttatttacccattcatatagctgagtatttttactggagcacttcagggtaagtcattactatgtctttctcctaatgtaatgcacaaattgcattttctctagatgtatgtcactctggagaaaagcgtctgctaaatgaataaatgtaagtaccttgatcatgggtactacagcaggaggtgggattccagcTAGAGACAGCAGCTCGCCCACTATCCCATCTGCTTCCTCATCACCTGCGAAAATGGCACACtctaaattaaattagaaaGTACTGCAGAATCCACCAGAAACAATAAAGCACTTGAAAACCATGAAACAATATGAAGTTTGTGATGCCTTGTCCTTTCGTTTTGTTCCAAGACCTTTATAATAGTGTCCCAGCACTATAACCTTTTTCTTATCTTCTCCGAGAGCCCCTTGACTGCCAGAATGCTTCTGTACAGTCATTACTGTGGCCAgcagtattttactgtaaaaggGCGCAGTTCAAACTTGAAGGGTACTAGAAAAAACAAATGTCAAATGACCACCTATTAAATTGAGCACATGACCAAGCATCCCACATGGCAGGCTTACatcttctactttttttttttttttttaaaagaatgagATTGCATTCCACCCAGATCAGATTTGCAGAAGTATGCATGCTGTGAAATATGCTCtattcgtttacatttatttatttagcagatgcttttcttcataacgactcccaatgaactctatgtagtgttatcagcccacaccccttattcaccaaggtgacttacactgctagatacactacttacactggatcactcattcatacatcagtggaacacactttctctgtcactcacactatggggaacctgaacagcatgtctttggactgtgggaggaaatccacgcagacatggggagaacatgcaaactccatacagactgagcagggatcgaagccatgtcctctcacaccagcgaggcactgtgagacagcagcgctacctgaTGTGTTACTGTGCCACCTCGTTATATCTGaattgagtaaaaaaaaacatgcgtTACAGCAAAACTGACAGTACtgattgcgtgtgtgtgcgcgcgcgtttgTCCGTGCACTTCAGCCTAGGGCGATGATGCCCTGGGAGGACTACTGGTGCTGCAGAGCTGGGAGAGTCGCCGTACACATGAACAGGTCCTGCGAGACATCTCAGCAGGGCTCTTCGGCCAGGGCCTTACCTCAGCCAAGGGTGTATTATAGTATCATATCCAAAGTAGACAAGCCAGAGTTCCTAAAGCTAAAGAATACTACCGTGTCATGcattctattaatttttttatttttttttttaaaaaagacatccTTTAcattgaagtgtttttttatacCCCCTTCTTAAACAATGAGGGGGCCTCCCAATATGAAATGGCCCAGGTTTCATCAGCGCTCTCGCAGGTCCTGCACATGAACATAGAAGCGCCCCACCCCTGACCAGCACTCAGAGTCAGAGATGCTTCTGAGCCGCTGCTCCGCAACCCGGGCAGTTCTCTGGTCCTGTAAAGCCCAGCCCCCCCATGaggaagtcccccccccccagtgtgacGGCTGGCCTCTCTAAATCTGATGCTGGACTCACCCTCATTGGTACTGTGATGGCTTGCATCTCTACGTGTCCCTCAGTACTAAAACATGTCTTCCTCTCCCTGGTGCACTCACTGTTCGCTGTAGAGATGTCTTTGGGGTGACTGCTGTCGAAGGCGCACGTGACTTTGTCAGCTTCGCCGTTCTCACTCGTCGCTCATCTTTCTCGCAGGTGCACAAATGAAAAGCCccgagaagaagaagaggaaatcCAGTACCCAGGTAACacagccagtgtgtgagtgacatgcTCTTAGCGGTTTTCAAGGTCAAGCGGTGAAGGTGGTCGGGTTGTTCGTGAACTGAGTGGTTAAACGGTTATCGTGATGGATGATGTGCTGATTTGCTTGGTTCTGGAACTTTTCTTCATGGATGTTTCTAATACCACATCCCCACGTACTCCATGTGTTCTTTGGCCCCCCGTCAATTCACTGTCTCTCTTCACTCTTTAAGGGAGCCACCTTCTCCCACCTCTCTGAGTTCGCACCCCCGCCAACCCCCATGGTGGACCACCTTGTTGCATCCAACCCCTTTGACGATGACTTCAGCTCATCTTCGCGTCCCGGGGGAGGAGGCGGGGCTCCTTTTCTGCCAAGTCCAGGagctggtggtggaggaggaggttaTGGGGGTGGAGGGAGGATGGCTGGGGGAATGGGGTTTATCGGTGGTCCAGGTGGACCAGGAGGAGGGCAGCCCAATCGCAGACCCCCTTTTGGACCTCCACCACCCAATACTGGGCCCCATCACCAGCTCGGGTTTGGGGGGATCCCAGGCTTTGGGGGTGGtagtggaggtggaggaggaggcggtTTCCCTCCAGGGGGTCCTTCACAATTCAACATGCCCCCTAACTTCAGCCCCCCTATGCACCCCGGCCCCGGGTTCAATCCAATGTTGTCTCCAGGAGGTATGGGGGGTCCGGGAGGAGGTGGTCCTCCACACCCTCGGTTTGGAATGCCCCCACAGCAGCCCCAGCATGGTCAAGGGGGTGGACACCCCTTTAACAGTCCCCCGTTACCTAGTGGTGCTGGTCCTCGGGGGCCACCGCACGGCCCCCTCAATCCCATGGGTGGCATGCCAGGGGGGATCAATCTGATGGGTGGCATGGGAGGTGGTGGAGGAAATATGGTGGGGGGGCTTCCGGGATTACCCCCGCAAGGGCCGTTTCCGCCCTCTCAAGATGGCCCCTACCCTGGGCCCAGCCCTCCAGGGAGTGAAGAAGGGAAGAACTTtggtggtggaggggggccACAGTCTCTACCTcctcctcagcagcagcagccaaacCTGAATCCTCCCCCCCCTACCAGTGCCACTTCAGGGCCTCCGTCCTCTGGTCCTCAACCGCCGCAGCCTGGTGGAGGCTTCCCTGGTCACCCTGATGTCCAGCCACCCAACCCCAATACACCCAATCAGGCCCCATCAGCCCCGCCTCCCACCAATCCTAATTCCTCACCCACCGGACCCTTAAATGGCCCTCAGCCACCCCAACAGCAAGCGGCCAATCAGCTGCAGGGCCCTAACTCTGCCGGTGGTCCTAGCAACAACCCtggccaacagcagcagcagcagcctgtaCCCCCCAACTCGGCAGCAGCCTCGACTCCCTACAGTCAGCAGAACAGCGCTCAAGGTCCTGGGTCACTGCCCAGCCAGCCGCCAGGCCCCAGCCAGTCCAGCATGACCAACAGTAGTAACAGCAACAGCTCTGCCAACAACCCCAATCCCCCCTCCaattccacccccacccctaaCACCCAGTCTCCGCTGCCACCGGGTCCTACTCCCCCGTCAGGCTCTGCCCCTGGGCCCCAGAAGTTGGGTGGGGGAATGGTGTTCCCATGTGGCTTCTGCCTTTCGGAAGTGCACGATGACCAGGAGGCCATCCTGTGCGAGGCGTCCTGTCAGCGCTGGTTCCACCGGGACTGCACCGGGCTCACGGAACCGGCGTACGGGCTGCTGACCCGCGAGAGTGCCGCAGTCTGGGCCTGTGACTTCTGCCTCAAGACCAAGGAGATCCAGGCTGTGTACATCCGCCAGGGCCTGGGCCAGCTGGTGGCGGCCAACGAGGGCTGACGCACAGGGAGGCCAAAGGGAGCAGGGTAGACCCTTCCTGCCTGGTGTGACTGAACCGTTTTTCTTTGCGTGTTTAAATGGCTGTTGTCCAACACGGTCATTCCATTGCTTGACTGAGAGATACACACATCTGCAGATTCCTAGCCCCTGGCAGCTAAGTGATCTTCATAACTCTTTGACCTCCTGGCTGACTGTTCCGGTGAAGCAAGGTGCTGACTTCCACCACGACTCACTGACCAGGTCGCTACCTCACCCGGTAACCGCAGTAACAACCACCACGGTGATCGACCTAGCTACAGGAAGCCGACACAGGTTTTTCACCTCCCTGTCAAGCTCCGTTTTTTGCAAGGGGATGGAGATGCCCTCCTTGCTCTACTTGATCTCCTAGACCTTCGGTGcatctgaaagagaaaaaggagctgtaaaaatgtatagatatgaacatttacaaatgttagttttttcccatttcactCAGAAGGTCTGTTGATGAATCCAAACTgacactcctttttttttttttcccctcctccatAAATCCAACATGTTTGTACTCATTCACTGGATACCGGATGGCATTGTTAAATGCTAAATGCATTGATAATATGTTAGTGTAGCAAATTTTGTTATTGTATCAAATCATATTTGTACGGTGTTGGTACAGTTGAATACAGTAAAAGATCAGTGTTTGTGTGGTCTTTACTTGagacaaatacagcaaataattCTGATAAAATGTTACAGCTATGGTAGAagcatttaacttttttttttttttttttttttttttttataaaccatTTCTGTCAAAGCCTcgtttttgttgtttatgttgTGGATTCTTTTTGTACTGATGTCCGTGTTGTTCCATGTGCTTTGCTGGTTGTCTCCAGCAGGCAAGAAGGTACTGAACTCGGAAGTAAACAAGAgcatttttgtactgtatttgttgTCACTTTTTAATTCTATAACTCATTTCTAGTTAATATGACTATAGTGACTATCAGTTTGCATACATAagaaagacaaaaggaaaaatgtaaattccttGCAAGGACCACAGGACTGCTTTATGTAAGATCTTTACAGTGCCCCATTTCATCTGTGTGCAGCACATAGGTGCGATGCAAGGGTATCACCATTCGTACTCATTTCAAATGCAATAGAAGTTTgaactttacattcatttagcagatgcttttctccaaagcatcttccagtgAACATGCTGTAGTGTtaccatcccacacaccttattcaccaaggtgacttacagtgctataTACACTATAATGTCTCTCATCCATAGACCAGTCAGACTAATCCActtgaacagaatgtctttggactgtgtgaggaagcccacgcagacacggggagaacacgcaaacttcacacagattgaacagggatcaaacccacatcctctcacaccacccaggctctgtgagaaagcagcactacttgccgTGCCACCATGCTCTCTGCTGTGTGAGGTGGTGTCCTTTGACTTTCATAGCAGGTGGTCGCTCCGTCCAGCTGGACTTCGAGCTGTCATCCCATCCACATGCGCAACGGGTAAGACTGCAGCCAAAGCTCATCCGTGCTCTCATTCGTCAGCCACAAAACCTATGTGCCAAGAAATTTTACACTGTCATTCACAAATGCTATGTTTGTCTTTTAGAACTTTTATTTTAtccagacccatttcacccaagatctctccagctcatgtatggtgtaaatgttcatgcaccgtaacttcatgagcatcaccagataaagcctttattcagccactactccagcagcGTTTTTGCtggcttgtgtatcttatttaaaaaaaaaaatagtaggagggtatcaggatttgtctgtcctgtgtctttatgcacctactcaaacgatgaaccttggtgcagcaagtggtaggtaacaaactaggtttacttgagtcagacgtctgcaactatgtctctctctctcttaatgtaatgcataagttatacttttactgagatgtacatcactttggacaaaagtgtctgctaaatgaataaatgtaatgtattgaATTTATGGAAAGGGgcagcatgatggtgcagcgggtagaaCATTGCGCCTCGCAGGTCATTGGGCATCGGTTTGAAAGCGGGTTCAAATGCACTTTAGTCCAGTGAATGAAGGGccctaaattgcctttagtgtttcagagagtgtgtgggaTCACCTTTTGTGAGGGTATGGTGTGTGCCGCCCTGTACCGCAGCCTTGTACTGGATGCGGATTTCTGGAAACGTATGGAAGGAGCAGTaccttacacttatttattaatttcacaccTACCTTCTGCTCAGTGACTTATTTCTTAGAGGCGATGCCGATGGTACGTTCCTTTCAGGAAACATCTCGGGTTTTATTCAGAGGAGCGCTGGAAATTTTATACACTAGGGCGAGTGAAGTGCCAATGAACTGAAAGGTGAGAACAGAAGCAGGAGCCCCTTCGTCCAGATGACGGTAAAATGACCTTCTTGCTTCATCAGTTCGGACACGGGCGTGCAGCACGAGCCACCACCTGCGCCTCCCGCCGTCCAATGAGAGACGAGAGAAGGATGTGGGCGGGGCCATGTAACAGGTTGCATCTGAAGAGATACTCGACTCCAGCCGTCGCGAGAGACCCGGTGGGAGGGGGGTAGCGGCTGGCAAACCGTCCCTTTTAACAGGTGTTTACTTTCTCAGCGGACTTCAAAGTACAGTTAGTGGCGCGATGAAAGAAGCAGCACATTAAACATACCTGTCCAATTAGGTGACTTGGAGCTACAGAAGCCAGACCTGGATCTGCTGCGCAGGTACAAGAGTAAGTAAAGAGTAACGTACTCTGACGTACTTACTTGCTTCAGTCACTGACACAGTGTGTCTCCCTGTTTGTTAACTCGAACTGTGACAAGTTAATGGCAAAAGGGAAAGGAAGAAGAACGGAATCCTTGAATAATTCATACAAATGTACACCTCTGAGAG
This genomic interval from Scleropages formosus chromosome 23, fSclFor1.1, whole genome shotgun sequence contains the following:
- the pygo2 gene encoding pygopus homolog 2 isoform X1, producing the protein MAAESGRLAAGQGQGKRGKGAQMKSPEKKKRKSSTQGATFSHLSEFAPPPTPMVDHLVASNPFDDDFSSSSRPGGGGGAPFLPSPGAGGGGGGYGGGGRMAGGMGFIGGPGGPGGGQPNRRPPFGPPPPNTGPHHQLGFGGIPGFGGGSGGGGGGGFPPGGPSQFNMPPNFSPPMHPGPGFNPMLSPGGMGGPGGGGPPHPRFGMPPQQPQHGQGGGHPFNSPPLPSGAGPRGPPHGPLNPMGGMPGGINLMGGMGGGGGNMVGGLPGLPPQGPFPPSQDGPYPGPSPPGSEEGKNFGGGGGPQSLPPPQQQQPNLNPPPPTSATSGPPSSGPQPPQPGGGFPGHPDVQPPNPNTPNQAPSAPPPTNPNSSPTGPLNGPQPPQQQAANQLQGPNSAGGPSNNPGQQQQQQPVPPNSAAASTPYSQQNSAQGPGSLPSQPPGPSQSSMTNSSNSNSSANNPNPPSNSTPTPNTQSPLPPGPTPPSGSAPGPQKLGGGMVFPCGFCLSEVHDDQEAILCEASCQRWFHRDCTGLTEPAYGLLTRESAAVWACDFCLKTKEIQAVYIRQGLGQLVAANEG
- the pygo2 gene encoding pygopus homolog 2 isoform X2; this translates as MKSPEKKKRKSSTQGATFSHLSEFAPPPTPMVDHLVASNPFDDDFSSSSRPGGGGGAPFLPSPGAGGGGGGYGGGGRMAGGMGFIGGPGGPGGGQPNRRPPFGPPPPNTGPHHQLGFGGIPGFGGGSGGGGGGGFPPGGPSQFNMPPNFSPPMHPGPGFNPMLSPGGMGGPGGGGPPHPRFGMPPQQPQHGQGGGHPFNSPPLPSGAGPRGPPHGPLNPMGGMPGGINLMGGMGGGGGNMVGGLPGLPPQGPFPPSQDGPYPGPSPPGSEEGKNFGGGGGPQSLPPPQQQQPNLNPPPPTSATSGPPSSGPQPPQPGGGFPGHPDVQPPNPNTPNQAPSAPPPTNPNSSPTGPLNGPQPPQQQAANQLQGPNSAGGPSNNPGQQQQQQPVPPNSAAASTPYSQQNSAQGPGSLPSQPPGPSQSSMTNSSNSNSSANNPNPPSNSTPTPNTQSPLPPGPTPPSGSAPGPQKLGGGMVFPCGFCLSEVHDDQEAILCEASCQRWFHRDCTGLTEPAYGLLTRESAAVWACDFCLKTKEIQAVYIRQGLGQLVAANEG